In a single window of the Neodiprion virginianus isolate iyNeoVirg1 chromosome 1, iyNeoVirg1.1, whole genome shotgun sequence genome:
- the LOC124310078 gene encoding FAST kinase domain-containing protein 3, mitochondrial-like, with amino-acid sequence MACSLKVPTLIGAMMNYCESTRIRNPVILSGCADYLAKNARSLPAGAIVSIFVPFGSLYFRPPEPISGRFWKSLEDAVAYRFLQLKPNEALDVLLAFIHLERYPVRFAEKVFRAGFLDRLFHRRNLRSLDASKTKLRLFDAAMTLECPQYAGPMIPREERPGNPDCRDARLKRIVNRIHPHLVKLAGRHYIVSKTIFLGQLPSVEFYAIDAFIYPRFGPSPSQAFSLEKQHRNLSIAVLVHLPEHFCRNSSQLMGPQVTRKRHFRKLGLRVMSLDFQTLEKIIAEPFAVARYLEERFLATEEGM; translated from the coding sequence ATGGCATGTTCTCTGAAGGTGCCGACATTGATCGGAGCGATGATGAATTACTGCGAGAGCACGAGGATCAGAAACCCCGTTATTCTTTCTGGGTGTGCCGACTACCTGGCAAAGAACGCCAGGAGTCTTCCAGCGGGAGCGATCGTGTCGATTTTCGTACCATTCGGTAGCCTCTACTTCCGGCCTCCAGAGCCGATATCCGGCCGATTTTGGAAGTCCTTGGAGGACGCGGTGGCGTATAGGTTCCTTCAGCTGAAGCCGAACGAGGCGTTGGACGTTTTGCTGGCCTTTATCCACCTAGAACGATACCCGGTTAGGTTCGCCGAAAAGGTCTTCAGGGCCGGTTTTCTCGACCGGCTTTTCCACAGGCGGAACCTCCGCTCGCTCGACGCTTCCAAGACGAAATTGAGGCTTTTTGACGCCGCCATGACACTCGAATGCCCGCAGTACGCCGGCCCGATGATCCCAAGAGAAGAGAGGCCCGGAAACCCGGACTGCCGGGACGCGAGGCTCAAGAGAATCGTCAACCGGATTCATCCCCATCTCGTCAAGCTCGCGGGCCGCCATTACATCGTCAGCAAGACTATTTTCCTGGGCCAGCTACCCAGCGTCGAGTTCTACGCGATCGACGCCTTTATTTATCCCAGATTTGGGCCTTCTCCGAGCCAGGCTTTCAGCTTGGAAAAACAGCACAGGAACCTCAGCATCGCCGTCCTTGTTCACCTCCCCGAACACTTTTGCCGCAACAGTTCGCAGCTTATGGGACCTCAAGTCACGAGGAAAAGGCACTTCCGAAAACTTGGGCTTCGCGTTATGTCACTCGATTTTCAGACTCTCGAGAAAATTATTGCGGAACCATTCGCTGTCGCTCGATACCTCGAGGAAAGGTTTCTCGCCACCGAAGAGGGAATGTAG